Part of the Ignatzschineria larvae DSM 13226 genome, ATCGATAACCCCCTTAAAATGGGGCTTTCTTATGAAGAGACGGTTAATTTGATGTTTGACTCTAAAGCGAGTCTTGTTCATCTTGCCGCGCCTGCAGCTATAAAAGAGAGTCTTGATTTAATTATTAATCATCAAAAAGCAACTGAGAAAGCAGTTAATATAGCACTTGAAAAAATTCTGGAGGCTCTATCTCCAGAGAGGTTGACTGAGCGTTTTAATTATTACCGTTCAGCACGGAATCTACCTGCAGAAGATAAAGAATCATGGGCTTGGCAGATGTATCAAGCTTATTATCAAGAACTAACATCAAGCCGCCAAACGGGGTTTAATAGACTCTTTTGGGAGATATTTGAGCAAAGTTACGATAAAGAAATTAGAACGCTTCAGAAATAACAATTGAGTTAGGTGGTGGTGAATATGATGAGTTATATCCGCATAGGACTATTCTTACTTGTTTCAGTCTCGTTGAATGGGTGTACAGCGGTTGGGAAAGTTGCAAAGGTTATTGCTAATCCAGATATACAAGTTGGGGAAAATGATAAGCAGCCAACAGTAGTGGATTTTGTCCTAGTCGGGGAAGATTTTATTAATAGCAATTTCTATGGCGATCCTACGCCGATTGTTATTGATCTCTACTACTTACGTGATAAATCCAGATTCTTAGCGATAGATTACGACAGTATTTCCATGGGTGACATTAAAGATGCGATGGGTAAAGCCTATCTTGATCATGAAGAGTATTTAATAGAGCCATCAACAAATGAGTATATATCAGAGATTGAAGTGCCTGATAGAACTCGTTTTTTAGGCGTAATTGCGCATTATTCCGATATAGATAATGTGTTATGGAAAAAAATATTACCTATAAAAGCTGAGGGTGATGATACAAAAATATTAATTCTCGCAAAAGAGAGAGAAATTAGATTTGAAAGAATGAAGGATTAACAAAATGTCTAAGAACAGTCGTGTTATATGGTCAGAAGGACTATTTATAAAGCCCCAGCACTTTCAACAAGCGCAAAATAATATTGAATATTTAATCGAAGCTAGAACGAAGAGTTTAATCACAAATCGTTATGGCATATTAGATATGAAAATTAATGAAGAGCATTTAAAGTTTGGCAAAATCACTCTTGATTACGTTTCAGGAATTATGCCTGATGGCACTTATTTTGATTATCCAGTAGAAGATCTACTACCGCATTCTCTTGAAGTATCATCGACTCAAGCTGGTAATGAGATTGTCTATTTAGTGGTTTCTGAAAGAAATGATAGTCAGTATGAGATCAGTAAGAGTATTTATGCTAATGGTCGATACATGAAGGAAACTAGTCTAATTAGAGATACCCACAGTGAATTAGGCAAGGTAGAGGAGATTGATGTTTCGCGCGTTAAGCTCGATTTGATGCTAGGCAGTGAAGATAAAAGCTCACACAGTGCAATTGCAATAGCTCGGATTCAAAATAAAACAGATTCTGGTGAGATAAAACTCTACCCTGATTATATACCATGTCATCTCAATGCAAAAAAAATACAAGTAATCAGTACATATTTAAGTGAATTAGAAGGATTAGTTCGTACACGCGCTGAAAATATCGCAAGAAGAGTCGGTAGCCCTAATCAAAGTGGTGTTGCAGATGTTTCTGATTTTATGATGTTACAACTGTTAAATGCAATGCAAGGAAAATTAAAAGGTATCTTGAATACCAATCACTTACATCCTGAAAATCTCTATCAGTTTATGGTGAGATATTGTTCTGAGCTCTCAACCTTTGTCTCTGAAAATCGTCTTCCACCTAACTTTTTAATTTATGAGCATGCTTATCCTGAGCAAGCTATTAAAGAGTCAATGTATCTATTACGTCAATCATTAAGTTATGAGTTTGATCTACGAGCGATTCCGATTCAAATTAAACCTCGAGAGCATGGCATTAGTATTGCTCCGATTGATGATATGACATTAATTGATGATGCTGAGTTTATCCTTGCGCTTAAAGCTCAGATGAGTCAGGAAGATCTAAAACGATATTTCTTACAGCAAGCTAAAGTGGCAACGATTGAAAATATACGCGAGATCATTTCTGTTCAATTATCAGCAATTCCATTGATTCCACTACTAGTCACACCTAGGCAGCTTCCTTATCATGCGGATTATCTCTATTTCAAACTTGATAAAGGCCATCCTTCTTGGCAGATGCTTAAAGGGTCGAGTGGATTTGCTTTCCATGTTCCGCCTGAAAACTTCCCTGAACTTAAAATGCAATTTTGGGCAATTAGGGGGTAGATCATTATATGGTATTGAAGGCAAGTTATATCTCCGTTAGAGGTCTTAAGTGATGAGTAAACAACAAGAAAAATCTAAATCATTAGACAATACTATTATTGGACAACCATCGAATCAACCGCAGAGTATCGATCCTGAGGATAGTTATACTTCTAAATTAGATCCTTATGGGGACGTATTCATCGAGCATGTTTTATTAGAAGATGATCATCCACTCAATTTAGATCCTGATTATTGGTTTCAATTAAGAGGTTCGAATAAAGATAATCTGTTCATCGATTGTGCAACACCGTTAATCGGATTAATTCTTAGAGCGAAGAAGCAAAAAAATTCTCCTACTGATTTAGGCCACCTTTATCAACAATGTATTGATGAGATTAAAAATATTGAATTTGAACTCTTAGAAGCCGGACATGAGAATGCAACGGTGATTGCCTACAGATATATCTTATGCACGTTTATAGATGAAGCAATTATGAGCACAGAGTGGGGAGCTAGCTCATCATGGATGTCAAAATCTCTTTTAGTCCATTTTCATAATGAGTCTTGGGGTGGAGAGAAAATTTATCTCATTATCACTAGATTAGAGCAAGATTTTGAGAAATACTTTAATTTATTAGAGTTTGTCTTTCTCTGTCTTTGTCTTGGTTTTCAAGGTCGATTTAAAGTGATGGCTTACCATGAGCAAAAGAAGCATGAGGAGATAGTTCATAATCTATATGAGAAATTGAGATTACACCGCAAAGTAGATACAGATGCTTATGTTTCCCCTTATGAGAATATTGTATCTAAAAAATATAGCCTAGATAGTAGCGTTTCTCCCAAAAAAGTGATGCTTTATATTTTAGGGGTTACACTTGTCATCTACCTTATTTACGCATTTGCATTAAGTCATTCAAGCAGCGCGGTTGTCAATGATCTTCGTGATATTCTCTCGCATGAGGAGCAGCTATGATCGATCTTAAAAAAAACCGGATGGTAACAGTAGTCTTCTTGATATTACTAGCCGTTTTATTAACGCCTCTCTTTTCGACAGACGCAATACCCCATAATCAAGCTTTAGAAGCTTGTAAAGAGATCACGAGCGATCGAGATCGCTTATTTTGTTTTGATGAACTTTTTGAAACCCCGCTACTCTCTTCACCTCAAACTTCTTCAATTCCTATTCAAACTAACTATCCTCAAAAATGGTTAGAAATACAAACCATGGAGAAGCAAAGAGCATCAGGGAGTGAGGGTTTTTGGAGTACAGAGAAAAACCTGAAACTTTATGACACGCTACATTTAACACAAACAGTCGATGGCTTGGGTATCATTGTTTTAAGTTGTGTGAATAATATAAGCCAAGTGGAAATAATGCTAGAAAAACCTCTTCAAGGAGGTGCCATCCCTATTACTATTATCGGTAAGAACAGAGAGGAGCATCAATGGTTATTAGATAACACGGGGTATATTTTAAGAGAAGGTTACGGTCTTCCAGCGATTGCTACGATAAGAAACTTGATGGGGGAGTCGCAATTTAGTCTTGCTATCAACGATCGATTATATACGCTTTCGCTAAAAGGTTTCGATCAGCAAATTAAAGCGTTACAAACTTTGTGTCATTGGAGGTAGGGATGAGTATTGATTTAATAAAGATCCAGCTTCCCATTACCGAGACGCTCTTAATGGGTGAAGATATTAGTGATTCAGCCGAATTTGAATGGCTTGATACAGAGCTAATGAAGGTGGGATCACTTGCGCATGAATCAATCGAGTGGGATAAGATTAAGGAGCTATCTTGGAAGTTATTAACCGAGAAGAGTAAAGATTATAGGCTCCTCTCTTTCTTGGTTCAATCCTTGCAGCAGAAGCCAGAATTTAAGTATTATCTACAATCAATAACAGTTTTACATCTATTTCTAGAGAGATATTGGCAAGCTTTTCCTTATGAAAAGGAAGGAAAACGGGTCGATCTTAATCGGACACGTTTTCTAGTCCCATTACTTAAACGCTCAATTCAGCGATTTGATGAATATCGAACAACTGTTTCAACAGTACAAAAGCGCGAATTACTAAATACATTGAATAAGATCGCGCTGATTTTTGAAAAACAAGGGATTGAGATTGATGATCTTGAATATTTCATACGTATTAGCGAGCAAGTAGAAGCAACAGATAGCTTAGAAGTAGCGGGCAATCATCCTCATGATAATAATCTATCCACTGTTAATGATAGAGCAGGAAGGCATGGTAGTAGTCATGGCAGTAGCCATAATTCCGCGGGTATATATGATTCTATTTTTGCGTTCTTTAAAGCTGAGAATGATATTAAATTTATTCATAAGCTTATAGGTCAGCTTGAAAAGAATGAAGAGTTCTTATTGGCATTGATTATGCGGAGAATTGCGTTATGGGATGATATTCATGAAGTCCCACTGCATGAGAGTAATGGCGAAACAACCCTTGCTGCGCCTTCTCAAGAAGTGATAGGGCGCTCTCAACAGCTCTTATCAAGCGAGACCTTCTCTTTAGATTCGTGGCTGCAACTTGAGAACTCATTAATGAAAGCCCCGTTTTGGTTAGATGCTCATCGTATTAGCGCATTTGTTGCGGGCAGTTTATTTTCAAAAGTCTATGAAATTGAGATTAAACAACGTGTAAACACGCTATTAGATCGTTTGCCATCATTAAAAAAACTCACCTTTAGTAATGGTATGAAGTATATCAGTGAAGAGACCCTTGAATGGCTTCAAGAAGATAACACTCTGTTATCTAATAGTAATCACTCTGTAGAGAGTGAAAATATCGTGAATGATCAGGGATTTTATGATCTTAAATTATGGAATAATTACTTACAAGAAACAGATCAATATTATAAGGCGGAAGGTTTTACGCAAACACTGCATTGGGTGCAACAAAAAATCCAAAAGGCAGAAAACTTACGCGAAGAAGTTTTATGGCAGTTAGCGCTTTCTCAGCTCTATAATCGAGAAGGATTATCTGAGCTCGCTCAGCGCAATAGTCAAGCCGTAATATATCAAATTACTCATATAGATTTACAAGAATGGGAACCTCAAATATTTGAGCTCTTGCAACATGGCACATCATCTAAAGAAATTATTTTAGAATAGAAAGGAAGTGTAGAAATGAGGAGATTTTTTTCTCGAGAATTACAATTTTTAAATCCCATCTTAAAATTTTGGCGATTAATAGCCCCTTATTTAAAATCGGCGGTACCAGCGCTGTTATTACTGCTTTTTATTGCGGTACATCTCTTTGTTTGGTGGAAAGGGCCGAGTTTTGTGATAGCAGAGGAAAAGCCATTATCGACGATTACAAGTCGAGTCCTTTTTTCCATTGCTTTTACACTATTAGTATCAATAGTAGTCGGCTTTTTACAACGAAAAGAAGTGAGACAATATTATCGTGATAGACAGAAAGAAGAGCTCTTAAATACGGATATTAAAGCTAAATATCTCAGAAAGCAGAAAGAAGAGCTCGATGACTTAATGGTACATTTTAAGGAAAATTACCAAAGAGAAAACCATCTTTATGATCTTCCTTGGTATCTTGTCTTAGGCTATGGCGAATCTGGAAAAACAAGTTTGTTGCAAGCATCTGGGCAAGAGTTTCTATTTACATCAATGTTAGATGCCTCTAATTTTAAGAGTGAGAATCCTTATAGCTACAATTGGTGGTTTACGGATGAAGCATTATTTATTGACCCAGATAGCGAACTATTATCTCAACGAGCTTTAAAAAAATTAGCAGAGACTGATAGCGACCCACAACTAGCACGACACCTATGGCTACATTTTCTTGAGTGGCTTGGTGATACTCGTCCGCAAAGACCGCTTAATGGAATTGTAATGGTTGTCGATTTGCCTGATCTTATTAATACAACAGTTATTAATAGACGAGCACAGGCGGGAACTTTGAGGGCGCGAATACAAGAAGTCATTGCGATGATCTCAAGCCAATTACCGGTCTATATTGTGTTCTCTAAAATGGATCAGCTACAAGGTTTTAAAGAGTTTTTTAAACATCTCAAAAAAGAGGATCGCGAAAAGCTTTTAGGCTTTACATTTTCAATAGAAGCCTCAAAGGATTCTAAGCAATGGTTAGTAGATTTTGAGATTCAATATCAATTATTTATGACACGTATAAAAGCGAGCCTCCCTAAGGCGATGATTGATAATTTCAATGAAAATGAGAGGGCTTCCCTATATAGCTTTTATCAGCAATTAGCAGGCATTGAGCAGATTCTGCATCAGTTTTTGAAAGAAGTATTGATCAGTGATAAATATACAATGCAGCCATTAATCCGGGGCGTATATTTCACAAGTGTCTACCAACAAGGCGCGCCAAGTAACATTTTTATTAAGGAAATTGTTAAGCGTTATAATCTTGATCATTTTGCAATTAGAGCGCAGGAT contains:
- the tssJ gene encoding type VI secretion system lipoprotein TssJ, which codes for MMSYIRIGLFLLVSVSLNGCTAVGKVAKVIANPDIQVGENDKQPTVVDFVLVGEDFINSNFYGDPTPIVIDLYYLRDKSRFLAIDYDSISMGDIKDAMGKAYLDHEEYLIEPSTNEYISEIEVPDRTRFLGVIAHYSDIDNVLWKKILPIKAEGDDTKILILAKEREIRFERMKD
- the tssK gene encoding type VI secretion system baseplate subunit TssK, which codes for MSKNSRVIWSEGLFIKPQHFQQAQNNIEYLIEARTKSLITNRYGILDMKINEEHLKFGKITLDYVSGIMPDGTYFDYPVEDLLPHSLEVSSTQAGNEIVYLVVSERNDSQYEISKSIYANGRYMKETSLIRDTHSELGKVEEIDVSRVKLDLMLGSEDKSSHSAIAIARIQNKTDSGEIKLYPDYIPCHLNAKKIQVISTYLSELEGLVRTRAENIARRVGSPNQSGVADVSDFMMLQLLNAMQGKLKGILNTNHLHPENLYQFMVRYCSELSTFVSENRLPPNFLIYEHAYPEQAIKESMYLLRQSLSYEFDLRAIPIQIKPREHGISIAPIDDMTLIDDAEFILALKAQMSQEDLKRYFLQQAKVATIENIREIISVQLSAIPLIPLLVTPRQLPYHADYLYFKLDKGHPSWQMLKGSSGFAFHVPPENFPELKMQFWAIRG
- the icmH gene encoding type IVB secretion system protein IcmH/DotU, which gives rise to MSKQQEKSKSLDNTIIGQPSNQPQSIDPEDSYTSKLDPYGDVFIEHVLLEDDHPLNLDPDYWFQLRGSNKDNLFIDCATPLIGLILRAKKQKNSPTDLGHLYQQCIDEIKNIEFELLEAGHENATVIAYRYILCTFIDEAIMSTEWGASSSWMSKSLLVHFHNESWGGEKIYLIITRLEQDFEKYFNLLEFVFLCLCLGFQGRFKVMAYHEQKKHEEIVHNLYEKLRLHRKVDTDAYVSPYENIVSKKYSLDSSVSPKKVMLYILGVTLVIYLIYAFALSHSSSAVVNDLRDILSHEEQL
- a CDS encoding type VI secretion system-associated protein TagO — its product is MIDLKKNRMVTVVFLILLAVLLTPLFSTDAIPHNQALEACKEITSDRDRLFCFDELFETPLLSSPQTSSIPIQTNYPQKWLEIQTMEKQRASGSEGFWSTEKNLKLYDTLHLTQTVDGLGIIVLSCVNNISQVEIMLEKPLQGGAIPITIIGKNREEHQWLLDNTGYILREGYGLPAIATIRNLMGESQFSLAINDRLYTLSLKGFDQQIKALQTLCHWR
- the tssA gene encoding type VI secretion system protein TssA — encoded protein: MSIDLIKIQLPITETLLMGEDISDSAEFEWLDTELMKVGSLAHESIEWDKIKELSWKLLTEKSKDYRLLSFLVQSLQQKPEFKYYLQSITVLHLFLERYWQAFPYEKEGKRVDLNRTRFLVPLLKRSIQRFDEYRTTVSTVQKRELLNTLNKIALIFEKQGIEIDDLEYFIRISEQVEATDSLEVAGNHPHDNNLSTVNDRAGRHGSSHGSSHNSAGIYDSIFAFFKAENDIKFIHKLIGQLEKNEEFLLALIMRRIALWDDIHEVPLHESNGETTLAAPSQEVIGRSQQLLSSETFSLDSWLQLENSLMKAPFWLDAHRISAFVAGSLFSKVYEIEIKQRVNTLLDRLPSLKKLTFSNGMKYISEETLEWLQEDNTLLSNSNHSVESENIVNDQGFYDLKLWNNYLQETDQYYKAEGFTQTLHWVQQKIQKAENLREEVLWQLALSQLYNREGLSELAQRNSQAVIYQITHIDLQEWEPQIFELLQHGTSSKEIILE